TTGTTGCCAATACTGATTCCTTTGTTCAttacttttggttttttgaACAAGTCGAATCAGCAGTGCAGTcgacacactgtcatccattGTATGATTAAGCTACGCAGGCAGCAAgtgaaaaatatgcaataatttactttcaagctcatatttacataaatttagttaaacttTAGTCAAAGTACGCAATAAATATGGCATCCGCAACGGTAAGAAATGTATGTATGCCACACTAACAGCTAACATGCAGCAGTTTGGGCTGtagctgccaacaacaacaaccaaataACGCGCTAAgtgctaacaaaaaaattaaaaacaactaACCTAAGGTTAAGAAAACAGTGATAAAGTAATCATTTAACGCAGGTGCCACTACTTGACGATGACACAATACCCTTTGGCGAGGAGGATGAGATGCGTGATCCCAGCGTTGCCGGCCAAAAATACACGTATGCAGTTCCGTTCTCAAATTTGTATCTGTGACTAATTGGGACTTTTCTAGGCATCCCTATGTGACGTTCTTTCATCTGTTCTTCCGTGGCGCGGCTATTGTGATATACATATTCTGCGGCTGGTTCAGCGATTCATTTATTACCAGTTTTGTCTTTGTTGTGCTCTTTCTCTCCGCCGACTTTTGGACAGTGAAGAACATCTCGGGCAGATTGCTCGTTGGGCTACGTTGGTGGAACTACGTTGATGACGATGGCAAGTCGCATTGGGTGTTCGAGTCAAAGAGCGTGAGTACATATAGCTAACAAAACTACAGTCAATGTGATAAATGTAACGCAGTCTCCTTCCCATCAGAGTCGCGTCAACAAGCACGAGCAGCGTATTTTCTGGCTGGGCTTAGTACTCTGTCCATTGTTTTGGGGTCTATTCTTTCTAGTAGCACTATTTGGACTCAAGttcaagtggctgctgctggtcatgATTGCCATAGCTCTGAATGCGGCTAACCTTTATGGATATATCAAGTGCAATTATGGTGCCAGCAAGGACTTGAACAGCGCCGCCACAGACTTTGTCAAAACACAACTCTTTAAGAATGCCATGGATATGATGACCAAGCCCAGTGCTGGAGCTCCACCGACAAATGTGCGTCCCACCGGCGTAGTTTGAACTTGAATTCCAAAGAGTATTTAGTGTTTATGGTAATAAGATAAACTAGCGGCAGGTCGTTGTGTCTGTGTATCATATGCTTACCTTAATATAGGAATTACAACTTTTATTACAATTACGCTGCTTTCTTtcgattaaaataaaaacttgtacttaattaaactttattaaaattagtttttaaattgacCGGGTTAGATTTTAGggatatgaaaaatatatcgatacgatattttttacttattttcaCAGCCCTACTAGATTTGCAGATGTGGCAGCactaatattaataagcaTATCGATAATAGTCTCAAGCTAGTACAGCACACTGTCATCTAGAGTAGAATCAAATTTTCACTTAAGCACACGGTTCTATTTCACAAATTGTCAAATAAAAACCTTTAATAAGTGCAAATTCATTGCGTAAAAGCGAATAAACTTGTGaatttataacaaacttaTTAAAAGCAACTATCTAACGGTAAGTGCAGTGAAAAAAcgtagttttattttcaaaaatatgcttGCGTGCAAAAGTATTGATTTTAGCCACTGGAGACGCCGGCGCCGCAAACAGGGTGCTCCGCACAGACAAAGAACGAGCGCTAGTttaaatgaatacaaatttcaattttagtaAAATGCGTGGACGCGGCGGTTATATCCCACGTGGAGGCAACACCATGCGTGGTGGTGGGGGTGGCAACTACTACAATAATCGCAATTCCAGTAATTATGTAAATACACGAACCCAGGGCAACTACCGTCCCAATACGGGTCGCTATGAGAACAACTATAACAATCATCATAACAATCGCTAtagcggcggcggtggcgacGATCATTATGATAATCGCAATCGTGACAAGTTCAATCATTCTAGCTCCGGCGGACGCTATGACTCGAGCTCGGCTCATAAGCGTAGTTATGTAAGTAGTGTgcactatatacatacatatttaaatgcaatttatgatAATTTGTTGGCTTGCTACACAGGATTCGTCACGCGATGGTGGTCGTAATGACGACCGCAAGCGGCCGCGTCAAGATGTAAGTTTATTTTCGATTCAGCCTTAATGCTTAATTTACCTTTACGAAAgacgaaaaaagaaaattcgcAGGTGTCTTTTATAAGCCATTTATATATACGagctatatacatagatataatACTGTATTGCGGCCATTGTCTGTGTAATTTTAATGAGtttccaaatatttatagcacttGTGAAGGTTTTAAAAACGCCGGAACCAAAAAgcgtatataaaaaatggagAGTGCAGCTAGTGCAGATCAAAAAGCGCTTTGAGAACGCACAGAGCTCtcagatttatatatattgtgtatatagcaaagaaattgctaaagcaaaaacaaattttagatGCATTTTAATATGCGATTGAGCTTATGGCAAAAATAATCTGATTtactgattgattgattgtgtGAGAGAAAGATTGACAGAAAGAGAGAATGACAGACAGAGAGGGAGAAAGAGATTTTGAACTATAAGTATTCTAAACGAGATTCGtctaaatagctaaaaatatataaggtTTATTCATCatgctactactacttctactactactactactactacacacacacgtaccAGGATAACGATTATTGCATTTGAGATAACTCAGtttatataactataaatatatagcattCTTTATCAGCTCACCTAGCTGTACTGTactatatatgcaatttatatgtatatctatgtATTCGAatatcaaaaatcaaaaaaaaaaaatccaaaaaacaaaatcaatgctCCTCTACACTGCTTACTACTCATCAATCGTCATAGGATTATCGTCGTACGTCGTCGTCAAACGATCACAATGATCGTCCTTCGTCATCGCAGAACATGGGCTCTTCATCTAGCTATCATCCACGCAATAGCtctggcggcggtggcagtggtggtggtggcggcggcggcggtggcggatCAAGCTCATATCGTCCACGCGATGATGGTGGCGGCAATCAACGACATCAGCGTGACAATGACACATCAATGGGTCCGCCAAAGCGTCCATTGCTGCGCAGCGTTGCCGGCACCAGTTATATATCTCGTGCACGCGGCTCATTGGCCGTGCGCGGTGGCATGATACGCACCACAATGCGCGGCGGCAGTAGCACCATGCGGATTGTGCGTCCACGCTTTGTTGATAACAATGATCTGCGCACTATGCGCCGCCAGCTGATGTATGCACAGCAAAAAGATCGTGCACGCCTACTCAAGATACAACAGCTGAAAAggtaaatacaaacaacaaacaatttgcaaagaGAGATTCTCAGAGAGGtaacaaaaggcaaagagAGCCACCaccaatataataatatatatatatattttgtttaaatgtgtTATGAACACTCTTTATTATTatctaataatatatatgccacAAGTATTGAGCTAAGCGCTAATGATTAAGCGAGCGATtaagagcgagcgaaagagagcgctcTTAAAACTACGTTAAATGTTGTGTTTTGTGTATAAATCTTGTAACAACTTCAACAACACTCGATACActctaaacaaaaactatttttgcttagcttacaactttataaatgttattacaacaatttgcatttgcgccTTCCCTACAtttcaccaaaaaaaaaaaattacaaaatacaaaatatgccaacaaattcaattcgaATTCCCATGTATTAGCTCATtgcgacgccaacgccaaggaggcaacagcagcaataattcaAGCGACGACAATGATGGCTCTGAAAATGACGACAAGGACAGCTCGgagaaaagcaacaagaagaagagcaaTGACGCAGATGGCGATGAGGATGAGCAAGATGATGACGTTGACGATAAAGATGAGACGCACGATGGTGGTGATGGTGAGAAAAAGAGTTTAGATAGCTCAGGCAAGAAATCGCCAACTAAGAaacgcagcagccaaaaggccAGCGATGATGCCGACGACAAGGCTAATGAGGCAAAGTCTACAACTGCTGCACAGGATGATGAGGAGCATGATGAAAAAGCTGACAAAATCAAAAGCGAACCACTATCACCTGATAATGATgaaagcaagagcaagagcgaagCTACCGATGACGCCGACAAGTCCAAAGAGAAAGCCGCCAAGGCTGATAAAACAACAGGTAAGAAAAAGGATAAGGATGTTGATGACAAGAAGAAATCGTCAAGCGCCAAGAAGGAACGCTCCTCACGCAACAAAGACAAGATCGAGAGTGACGATGAGCGCCATGAGCGTCGCACCAGCTCACGTCATCGCGATGATGAGCACAATCGTCTACATCGTGCCTTTATCAAGCTCATCTGCGTGCACTGCCGCATCAAGTGTGTGACCTTCAAGGTAAGCTAAAGTAACATTTACTAGAAACACATGTAATTTAACTGGCTTTTTATCTTTTGACAGGAATATCATTATCATTTGAACTCACGCACGCATAAGAACACCATGCGCACTGTTGCCTTGCGTCAACGCGCTGATCTGCAGCGCATGCGCGCACGTCAACGCACCACGCAGCGTGAGATTGAAGAGAACAGCAAGGAGAAGTATGAGTCGCGCTATTGTCGCCTCTGCCGTTTGGCCTATCGTCAGCCCAAGAGCTTGCATCAGGCTTCGGAGCATCACAAGACCATTAAGAAGTTTGTCATGCCCTATTGCGGCAGCTGTCATTTGGCTTTCAAGAACTCTATGCTGTATGAGAATCATCGCTGCTCACTGGATCACATTAAGGTAGTCAATATGCTGCCATAAGGCACAAAACTTAgtttcatattaattattttatgtatctAGAACAAAGTACGCAACGATGAATCCGGCTCGGATGATAGCGTTGATGAGCGTGAAATCGATTTGAACAAATTCCTCACTGTCGATTCTGTGGGTGAGATTGATGATGACATTGTGGATGCCGATGTGGATGCTTTGCTGCTGGAGGCTGAAGAAGCTCAAAAGAGCACTGATGAGGAGACACGCAAACGTGGTCTGATTGGTCTGGACTTTATCAAAAGTGTGGAGGCCTTCTATTGTGAACTGTGCAATCATTATTCACCCAAATTGGGTGATGACACACTCGATGCGTATTCAAAGAAACATTGCTTGCGGCATTCGCATCTAAAGAATTATTTGCGTCACAAAGAAGATAATGAAAAGAAGGCCAAGTCGGATGCTGGTGAAGAAGAGGAACATGATGATGAGGAGGATATACTGCTAGAAAAAGATGCTGatgaagaagcagaagaagctGAGGAGGAGGATGTGGAAATGAAAGATAAGGATGTGGATGATGAAGACGCTGAGAAGCATAATGATGAGTTATGGGAGGAGGTCGACAAGGATCTTGGTGAGCTACTGGCTCAAGTGGAGCCGCTAGGACAGGAGGAAGAGGAGGATGAATCGGTGCTGAATATTGACATTGAAAGGTGTGTGCAATCGACTttcaaaattgtattaaatttatattaattatgacTCATATTTTGGCAGCGagaaaaacaaactgaaagaCGCTAAAGATGAAGCCAATGGCAGCGCTGACGAGCCCACAAAGGAAACGAagtccgctgctgctgcagacaaGACAGCAGAGAAGAAAGCAACACCTGGCACACCCAGTAAGACAGTCGCCAAGCCGAAGGCCACACCCAAGGCACCAGCTACCAAGGCCAATCGTCCCGGCCCAGCCTCCAGCAAACGTCAAGTGACGGTCAATGTGAAACGCACTTCGGTGGCTGCAATTAAGGCGGCGACCAAATCAACAACTGACTCCAAGTGAGTGAGGGCCACAGTCAAACACATATATAagcacagacacaaacacatacacaaatacaaagacacacacaaacacagacataaacacacacacatatacatacaactGTGCACCAATCCATTGTGTGCTTGTTGTAATACACATCAACAATTACATACACATCataatacaatacaaaatgaaaatgtaatacAAGTTAAACATGAAACATGAGCATGCAGGTCTGAAGCTGTGTCTATAATTGTGTATAGACTTGTTTAATAAACTCTTAGActtaatttaacaacaaaataattgaaagtaaagcattttgaattttataaagcgATTTCGCTACACTCGACAAAAACGAGTTGCAAAGAAAGTTTAGAGCTCCTAATTGTTgctagattttaatttataaagagAACATGTgacaattaatttatcaattcTATACGCAAACCATATAATGCTCAATcttggtttgtttgttgtttacatcCGCAAGATTGtgctatattattatttgtaatttcatAGCATAGCATCTACTGTTTATTGCAGTGTAGACTGCCTTTCGCAGCAGGTGCTGACTAACGTAGCATGGCAACCTttctaaagctgcagctggacgtgcaacaaacaatagcaaacacacacacacacacaggtagacaaacacacatgtgtgcatatttattgcagGGCAGCAATAGAGAAATGGCAACGGCTTGGAGGCCGCCTCACTTTTTTCGGCAGTATTTATTAACCTTGTTGCAAAGAGTgaatttgcagttgcaactgtttttatttCCGTTTGCAAACAATACCAAacatatgtgagtgtgtgtgtatgtgtgttggccacatttcatttcataatttttcgCCAAATTAACTTTCACCGCATGTCACGTAGGATTTGTGGATATTATTATATGAATGAATGCCAATGTGGTAAAGTGTCGCTCTCACTGTCTATCTGTCCGTCTCCCTGTTTATCTTACCATGCTCTTATGCAATCT
The DNA window shown above is from Drosophila busckii strain San Diego stock center, stock number 13000-0081.31 chromosome 3L, ASM1175060v1, whole genome shotgun sequence and carries:
- the LOC108600526 gene encoding uncharacterized Golgi apparatus membrane protein-like protein CG5021 isoform X2, which encodes MASATVPLLDDDTIPFGEEDEMRDPSVAGQKYTHPYVTFFHLFFRGAAIVIYIFCGWFSDSFITSFVFVVLFLSADFWTVKNISGRLLVGLRWWNYVDDDGKSHWVFESKSSPSHQSRVNKHEQRIFWLGLVLCPLFWGLFFLVALFGLKFKWLLLVMIAIALNAANLYGYIKCNYGASKDLNSAATDFVKTQLFKNAMDMMTKPSAGAPPTNVRPTGVV
- the LOC108600799 gene encoding glutamic acid-rich protein isoform X2, with protein sequence MRGRGGYIPRGGNTMRGGGGGNYYNNRNSSNYVNTRTQGNYRPNTGRYENNYNNHHNNRYSGGGGDDHYDNRNRDKFNHSSSGGRYDSSSAHKRSYDSSRDGGRNDDRKRPRQDDYRRTSSSNDHNDRPSSSQNMGSSSSYHPRNSSGGGGSGGGGGGGGGGSSSYRPRDDGGGNQRHQRDNDTSMGPPKRPLLRSVAGTSYISRARGSLAVRGGMIRTTMRGGSSTMRIVRPRFVDNNDLRTMRRQLMYAQQKDRARLLKIQQLKSSLRRQRQGGNSSNNSSDDNDGSENDDKDSSEKSNKKKSNDADGDEDEQDDDVDDKDETHDGGDGEKKSLDSSGKKSPTKKRSSQKASDDADDKANEAKSTTAAQDDEEHDEKADKIKSEPLSPDNDESKSKSEATDDADKSKEKAAKADKTTGKKKDKDVDDKKKSSSAKKERSSRNKDKIESDDERHERRTSSRHRDDEHNRLHRAFIKLICVHCRIKCVTFKEYHYHLNSRTHKNTMRTVALRQRADLQRMRARQRTTQREIEENSKEKYESRYCRLCRLAYRQPKSLHQASEHHKTIKKFVMPYCGSCHLAFKNSMLYENHRCSLDHIKNKVRNDESGSDDSVDEREIDLNKFLTVDSVGEIDDDIVDADVDALLLEAEEAQKSTDEETRKRGLIGLDFIKSVEAFYCELCNHYSPKLGDDTLDAYSKKHCLRHSHLKNYLRHKEDNEKKAKSDAGEEEEHDDEEDILLEKDADEEAEEAEEEDVEMKDKDVDDEDAEKHNDELWEEVDKDLGELLAQVEPLGQEEEEDESVLNIDIESEKNKLKDAKDEANGSADEPTKETKSAAAADKTAEKKATPGTPSKTVAKPKATPKAPATKANRPGPASSKRQVTVNVKRTSVAAIKAATKSTTDSK
- the LOC108600526 gene encoding uncharacterized Golgi apparatus membrane protein-like protein CG5021 isoform X1, which gives rise to MASATVRNVPLLDDDTIPFGEEDEMRDPSVAGQKYTHPYVTFFHLFFRGAAIVIYIFCGWFSDSFITSFVFVVLFLSADFWTVKNISGRLLVGLRWWNYVDDDGKSHWVFESKSSPSHQSRVNKHEQRIFWLGLVLCPLFWGLFFLVALFGLKFKWLLLVMIAIALNAANLYGYIKCNYGASKDLNSAATDFVKTQLFKNAMDMMTKPSAGAPPTNVRPTGVV
- the LOC108600799 gene encoding glutamic acid-rich protein isoform X1, which translates into the protein MNTNFNFSKMRGRGGYIPRGGNTMRGGGGGNYYNNRNSSNYVNTRTQGNYRPNTGRYENNYNNHHNNRYSGGGGDDHYDNRNRDKFNHSSSGGRYDSSSAHKRSYDSSRDGGRNDDRKRPRQDDYRRTSSSNDHNDRPSSSQNMGSSSSYHPRNSSGGGGSGGGGGGGGGGSSSYRPRDDGGGNQRHQRDNDTSMGPPKRPLLRSVAGTSYISRARGSLAVRGGMIRTTMRGGSSTMRIVRPRFVDNNDLRTMRRQLMYAQQKDRARLLKIQQLKSSLRRQRQGGNSSNNSSDDNDGSENDDKDSSEKSNKKKSNDADGDEDEQDDDVDDKDETHDGGDGEKKSLDSSGKKSPTKKRSSQKASDDADDKANEAKSTTAAQDDEEHDEKADKIKSEPLSPDNDESKSKSEATDDADKSKEKAAKADKTTGKKKDKDVDDKKKSSSAKKERSSRNKDKIESDDERHERRTSSRHRDDEHNRLHRAFIKLICVHCRIKCVTFKEYHYHLNSRTHKNTMRTVALRQRADLQRMRARQRTTQREIEENSKEKYESRYCRLCRLAYRQPKSLHQASEHHKTIKKFVMPYCGSCHLAFKNSMLYENHRCSLDHIKNKVRNDESGSDDSVDEREIDLNKFLTVDSVGEIDDDIVDADVDALLLEAEEAQKSTDEETRKRGLIGLDFIKSVEAFYCELCNHYSPKLGDDTLDAYSKKHCLRHSHLKNYLRHKEDNEKKAKSDAGEEEEHDDEEDILLEKDADEEAEEAEEEDVEMKDKDVDDEDAEKHNDELWEEVDKDLGELLAQVEPLGQEEEEDESVLNIDIESEKNKLKDAKDEANGSADEPTKETKSAAAADKTAEKKATPGTPSKTVAKPKATPKAPATKANRPGPASSKRQVTVNVKRTSVAAIKAATKSTTDSK
- the LOC108600526 gene encoding uncharacterized Golgi apparatus membrane protein-like protein CG5021 isoform X3, yielding MASATVRNVPLLDDDTIPFGEEDEMRDPSVAGQKYTHPYVTFFHLFFRGAAIVIYIFCGWFSDSFITSFVFVVLFLSADFWTVKNISGRLLVGLRWWNYVDDDGKSHWVFESKSSRVNKHEQRIFWLGLVLCPLFWGLFFLVALFGLKFKWLLLVMIAIALNAANLYGYIKCNYGASKDLNSAATDFVKTQLFKNAMDMMTKPSAGAPPTNVRPTGVV
- the LOC108600526 gene encoding uncharacterized Golgi apparatus membrane protein-like protein CG5021 isoform X4; its protein translation is MASATVPLLDDDTIPFGEEDEMRDPSVAGQKYTHPYVTFFHLFFRGAAIVIYIFCGWFSDSFITSFVFVVLFLSADFWTVKNISGRLLVGLRWWNYVDDDGKSHWVFESKSSRVNKHEQRIFWLGLVLCPLFWGLFFLVALFGLKFKWLLLVMIAIALNAANLYGYIKCNYGASKDLNSAATDFVKTQLFKNAMDMMTKPSAGAPPTNVRPTGVV